Proteins encoded in a region of the Oryctolagus cuniculus chromosome 10, mOryCun1.1, whole genome shotgun sequence genome:
- the LOC100355864 gene encoding glutamate decarboxylase 1-like, with product MTERCSQQVYNPWWPCSATSVDCWVAFLRAHFRAEAVTDVTVYLFYSDLLPSKDDKDLTQYFLLQVVDILLNYIKKTFDAKSKILDFHHPHQLLEGLDGFNLNLSDHPESLEQILVDCTDTLKYGVKTGHPRYFNQLSSGLDMIGLAGEWLTATANTNMFTYEIAPVFTSMEAILLKKMYEIIGWGEAEADGIFSPGGSISNLYGILVARYKLYPEIKTKGMAALPCIVLFVSEQGHYSVKKAAAVLGIGVHHVIEVKCDERGKMIPDELEKNVLQAKTKGQAPFCVIATAGSTVFGAFDPLHAIADVCEKHKLWMHVDAAWGGGLLLSRKYSYKLSGIERANSVTWNPHKLMGVPLQCSAILIREKGLLEACNQMQAGYLFQPDKLYNVDFDTGDKSIQCGRHVDIFKLWLMWKAKGTCGFEEQINRYMELAKYFYKVLKEKDNFQLVFDAEPEFTNVCFWYLPPRLKYITKGLEREQELHKIAPKIKARMTEEGTAMISYQPCGDKVNFFRMIFSNPATRQTDVDYLIDEMERIGKDL from the exons TTACTGATGTTACTGTTtatctcttttactcagatttgCTGCCATCCAAGGATGACAAGGATTTAACACAATATTTTCTGCTACAAGTAGTAGATATTCTTCTGAATTACATCAAAAAAACATTTGATGCTAAGAGTAAAATATTGGATTTTCATCATCCTCATCAACTCCTCGAAGGTCTGGATGGATTTAACTTGAACCTGTCTGACCATCCTGAATCTCTGGAGCAGATACTTGTTGATTGTACAGATACCTTGAAATATGGTGTTAaaacag GACATCCTCGCTACTTTAACCAGCTCTCAAGTGGACTTGATATGATTGGACTTGCAGGGGAATGGTTGACAGCCACTGCAAATACCAACAT GTTTACCTATGAAATTGCCCCAGTATTTACCTCAATGGAAGcaattcttcttaaaaaaatgtatgaaattattggctggggagaagcagaagcagatggaatattttcaCCTG GTGGGAGTATTTCAAATCTCTATGGTATCCTAGTAGCCCGCTATAAACTGTACCCAGAGATAAAAACAAAAGGCATGGCTGCACTCCCATGCATTGTGTTATTTGTGTCTGAACAA GGTCATTACTCAGTGAAAAAAGCTGCAGCAGTTCTTGGGATTGGAGTCCATCACGTAATTGAAGTAAAATGTGATGAAAg gGGAAAGATGATTCCAGATGAGTTAGAGAAAAATGTATTGCAAGCAAAAACAAAG GGCCAAGCTCCATTCTGTGTCATTGCCACAGCGGGAAGCACGGTGTTCGGTGCCTTTGACCCTCTGCATGCTATCGCTGATGTTTGTGAGAAGCACAAACTCTGGATGCACGTGGAC GCCGCATGGGGAGGTGGCCTGCTGCTCTCCAGAAAATATTCCTATAAACTTAGTGGCATTGAAAG GGCCAATTCTGTGACCTGGAATCCACACAAGCTCATGGGAGTCCCTCTTCAGTGCTCTGCTATCCTTATCCGAGAGaaa GGTCTTCTGGAGGCGTGCAACCAGATGCAAGCTGGATATCTTTTCCAACCAGACAAACTCTACAATGTTGACTTTGACACTGGAGATAAAAGCATACAGTGCGGCCGACATGTTGACATCTTCAAACTGTGGTTAATGTGGAAAGCAAAG ggAACCTGTGGCTTTGAGGAACAGATCAACAGATACATGGAACTTGCAAAATATTTCTATAaggttttaaaggaaaaagacaatTTTCAGCTTGTTTTTGATGCAGAG cCTGAGTTTACCAATGTCTGCTTCTGGTATTTACCACCAAGActtaaatatattacaaaaggTTTGGAAAGAGAGCAAGAACTCCACAAA ATAGCCCCAAAGATTAAAGCGCGGATGACAGAGGAAGGCACTGCCATGATAAGCTACCAGCCATGTGGAGATAAAGTGAATTTTTTCCGGATGATCTTTTCTAACCCCGCCACGAGACAAACAGATGTTGACTATCTTATTGATGAAATGGAAAGGATTGGGAAGGACTTATGA